The following proteins are co-located in the Paralichthys olivaceus isolate ysfri-2021 chromosome 10, ASM2471397v2, whole genome shotgun sequence genome:
- the col4a1 gene encoding collagen alpha-1(IV) chain: protein MLLPSGALFLLAALYCSTDLTQAEGCGTSCGKCDCSGVKGAKGERGFPGLQGNMGFPGMQGPEGPPGAMGPKGDLGEPGASGMKGVRGPPGLPGFPGNPGLPGINGNDGPPGSQGIPGCNGTKGERGRDGTSGFPGLQGPPGIPGIPGIKGDAGGVIGIVPLKGDRGFPGTPGLPGSIGPSGPTGPPGPRGYQGPKGDLGPPGPPGEKGDKLAFVSEKGEKGEQGFRGPPGPPGPPSQGVEGHTTVYVPGPAGEKGLRGDKGDNANCTSYANGVKGEPGPPGARGKPGKDGDDGRKGEKGFQGVPGYIGSQGEKGERGPPGFGNGAPGPPGPRGLPGLQGEKGFSGPQGEAGPPGRHIEGPRGEMGQKGDMGEKGENGIEGVSLVGPPGQPGIPGPPGPPGLPIGSSQCNIQKGAPGPDGPPGLQGEVGQKGDRGDTCVQCEAFGPPGLPGPQGPKGDHGPPGPVGSKGEKGQLGTPGQPGRPGTQGTPGLLGAPGSVGEPGDIFIAPGLKGDKGLPGLAGSPGRPGVNGQLGRDGLPGVPGLKGEPAKEGIKGERGFDGDPGRIGTPGERGPPGLPGIGQPGEPGDKGNPGRPGIPGASGEPGAKGEPGVSMSTPGPQGVPGPRGETGRPGLPGDRGLLGDAGLPGFPGQKGEQGPSGIGFPGPTGPKGISGIPGATGLPGEPGRPGQDGFNGQPGSPGQKGEPGRGLPGPKGLQGPPGISGFEGEKGNIGLPGIPGQEGQTGPPGPQGIRGDVGPPGPPGLVGLPGEPGKGSPGAPGPQGQPGEPGPHGSVGVKGEKGYPGPSGLDMPGLQGEKGAPGFPGPAGSKGLPGRTGLPGRDGLVGSQGPKGEMGVIGTPGLPGFPGISGTPGSPGLRGDPGKTGPRGDIGEPGPKGERGEPGLQGPPGKMTDIEMEHVKGEKGDLGDLGNPGVSGEKGHRGMSGDPGMPGKDGEPGLPGQPGEKGDPGFPGEPGSMGPPGQKGNIGEMGIPGVVGPKGTKGEFGTPGHPGFRGTDGQKGDRGAAGDPGLGIPGHPGEKGQTGQPGFPGSPGEKGQKGHEGMPGKPGLQGLKGENGSIGYPGQPGRPGEKGTPGLPGSAGVPGPEGRPGEGGLQGPPGPPGEKGEHGVDGIPGSSGERGEPGFPGRGFPGPPGDFGGKGDKGSPGFPGTPGHPGVPGIKGDKGLPGSQGPHGETGERGLPGDSLEGPKGVRGETGQPGEPGSPGAPGPAGVPGRDGKKGDRGEQGPPGFQGEAGHKGDPGIVGLPGQDGLPGIDGQKGERGLQGVPGFPGVKGNFGDIGFKGELGDRGFPGEKGSEGPPGPPGPHTFIKGDIGFPGIQGPPGPQGPFGFPGQKGQQGLTGISGPKGEDGLPGYHGQPGAKGEPGLSGPEGPRGYPGPPGPDGVPGQVGPPGPSSMEHGFLVTRHSQTVEVPYCPEGTSLIYDGYSLLYVQGNERSHGQDLGTAGSCLRKFSPMPFLFCNINNVCNFASRNDYSYWLTSPEPMPMSMAPITGEGIKPFISRCAVCEAPAMVIAVHSQSIMIPSCPLGWDSLWIGYSFVMHTSAGAEGSGQALASPGSCLEEFRSAPFIECHGRGTCNYYANSYSFWLATIEDNEMFTKPVPTTLKAGSLRTHISRCQVCMKRT from the exons ggtTGTGGGACATCGTGTGGGAAATGTGACTGCAGCGGCGTGAAAGGAGCAAAG GGTGAGCGGGGATTTCCTGGTCTTCAAGGTAATATGGGATTTCCTGGGATGCAGGGCCCTGAGGGGCCTCCAGGAGCAATGGGCCCCAAG GGAGATCTGGGTGAACCGGGGGCTTCTGGAATGAAAGGAGTGAGG ggtCCTCCTGGTCTGCCAGGTTTCCCAGGAAACCCAGGACTACCA GGCATCAATGGAAACGATGGCCCACCAGGTTCACAAGGTATCCCAGGATGCAATGGGACTAAA ggAGAAAGAGGACGGGATGGCACTTCTGGTTTTCCTGGTCTTCAAGGACCTCCG GGAATCCCAGGAATTCCTGGAATAAAG GGTGATGCTGGTGGTGTGATCGGGATTGTTCCCttgaaaggagacagaggatTCCCTGGCACACCTGGATTACCT GGATCAATCGGACCTTCTGGACCCACGGGACCTCCAGGACCTCGCGGCTACCAAGGACCCAAA GGTGATCTAGGCCCCCCAGGCCCTCCTGGAGAGAAG GGTGACAAGCTGGCTTTTGTGAgtgaaaagggagaaaag ggTGAACAAGGATTTCGGGGCCCCCCCGGTCCCCCAGGACCTCCATCACAGGGAGTGGAAGGACACACCACAGTTTACGTACCTGGACCTGCG GGAGAGAAAGGACTTCGAGGAGATAAAGGAGACAAT GCCAACTGCACTTCTTATGCCAATGGTGTTAAAGGTGAACCTGGACCACCTGGAGCCAGA GGTAAACCTGGCAAAGATGGAGATGATGGGAGAAAG GGAGAAAAAGGATTTCAAGGAGTTCCCGGATACATTGGTTCCCAG GGTGAAAAGGGAGAACGAGGACCACCAGGTTTT GGTAATGGTGCCCCTGGCCCTCCTGGTCCGCGTGGTCTCCCAGGGTTACAAGGAGAAAAAG GTTTTTCTGGGCCTCAGGGAGAGGCAGGTCCACCAG GCCGACACATCGAAGGGCCTCGAGGAGAGATGGGTCAGAAGGGAGACATGGGTGAGAAAGGAGAGAACGGTATAGAGGGAGTGTCTCTGGTTGGACCTCCAGGACAACCAGGTATCCCTGGACCCCCTGGACCACCCGGACTCCCAA TTGGTTCTAGTCAATGCAACATCCAGAAAGGTGCTCCTGGCCCAGATGGGCCTCCAGGGTTGCAAGGGGAAGTTGGACAAAAAg GTGACAGAGGAGATACCTGTGTTCAGTGTGAGGCTTTCGGACCACCTGGTTTACCTGGTCCCCAGGGGCCTAAGGGAGATCACG GTCCACCTGGGCCAGTTGGAAGCAAAGGAGAAAAGGGTCAGTTAGGCACTCCCGGACAACCTGGACGACCT GGTACTCAGGGCACTCCCGGGTTGCTGGGAGCTCCTGGTTCTGTTGGTGAGCCTGGCGACATTTTCATAGCTCCTGGTCTGAAGGGAGACAAAGGTCTTCCTGGTCTTGCTGGTTCACCGGGGCGGCCAGGAGTGAATGGACAGTTAGGGAGAGACGGCCTCCCGGGTGTACCTGGCCTCAAAGGAGAACCT GCCAAAGAGGGCATTAAGGGTGAGCGTGGATTTGATGGGGACCCTGGTCGTATTGGAACCCCAGGAGAAAGAGGTCCTCCAGGTCTTCCAGGCATCGGCCAACCAGGAGAGCCTGGAGATAAAGGCAATCCAGGGAGACCAGGAATTCCTGGAGCTTCCGGAGAACCAG GTGCAAAAGGTGAGCCAGGTGTGAGTATGAGCACTCCAGGACCTCAGGGAGTACCTGGACCACGTGGAGAAACTGGCAGACCTGGACTTCCAG GGGACAGAGGTTTGCTGGGAGATGCAGGATTGCCCGGTTTCCCTGGACAGAAAGGTGAACAAGGACCCTCTGGAATCGGTTTTCCAGGGCCAACAGGTCCAAAAG GAATCAGTGGAATTCCAGGAGCTACAGGATTACCAGGAGAGCCAGGAAGACCAGGAcaggatggtttcaatggacaACCTGGTTCACCTGGACAAAAA GGTGAACCAGGGCGGGGTCTTCCTGGCCCAAAAGGTTTGCAGGGCCCTCCGGGAATTTCTGGTTTTGAGGGAGAAAAGGGTAATATCGGACTACCTGGTATTCCTGGGCAAGAAGGGCAGACAGGACCTCCTGGACCCCAGGGAATCAGAG gTGACGTGGGACCCCCAGGGCCTCCTGGACTGGTTGGCTTACCAGGTGAACCAGGAAAAGGCTCACCTGGAGCGCCTGGACCACAGGGACAACCTGGAGAGCCTGGACCACAtg GTAGCGTAGGTGTGAAGGGAGAGAAAGGCTACCCTGGACCTTCTGGTTTGGACATGCCAGGGCTTCAGGGAGAGAAGGGAGCCCCCGGATTCCCAGGACCCGCCGGTTCCAAAGGACTGCCAGGGCGAACAGGATTACCAGGCAGGGACGGGCTGGTTGGAAGCCAAG gTCCTAAGGGTGAAATGGGGGTCATTGGGACACCAGGATTACCAGGATTTCCCGGAATATCTGGTACACCTGGATCTCCTGGTCTGAGAG GTGATCCTGGTAAAACTGGACCAAGAGGTGATATTGGAGAGCCTGGACCTAAAGGAGAAAGGGGAGAGCCAGGTCTTCAGGGACCTCCAGGGAAGATGACCGACATTGAAATGGAGCACGTGAAGGGAGAGAAGGGAGACCTCGGAGACCTAG GTAACCCTGGCGTCAGCGGAGAGAAGGGCCACCGTGGCATGTCTGGAGACCCCGGCATGCCAGGCAAAGATGGAGAGCCTGGATTACCTGGACAACCAG GTGAGAAAGGAGACCCTGGTTTTCCTGGAGAGCCTGGCAGCATGGGACCACCTGGACAGAAGGGCAACATAGGAGAGATGGGAATACCag gtgtgGTGGGTCCAAAAGGCACTAAAGGAGAGTTTGGCACACCGGGACATCCAGGATTCAGAGGCACTGATGGACagaaaggagacagaggagcagctggTGATCCAGGTCTTGGGATCCCGGGACATCCAGGAGAAAAG GGTCAGACAGGTCAGCCAGGATTTCCAGGGTCACCAGGAGAGAAGGGTCAGAAGGGTCATGAGGGTATGCCTGGCAAACCAGGACTGCAAGGCCTCAAAGGAGAAAATGGAAGCATCGGGTATCCAG gTCAGCCAGGTAGACCAGGTGAAAAGGGTACCCCTGGGCTCCCTGGGTCTGCAGGAGTGCCCGGTCCTGAAGGCCGTCCCG GTGAAGGTGGCTTGCAGGGACCCCCTGGACCTCCTGGAGAGAAGGGAGAGCATGGAGTGGACGGCATCCCAGGATCCtcaggggagagaggagagccaG GTTTCCCTGGCCGAGGTTTCCCTGGGCCACCTGGAGATTTCGGTGGCAAAG GTGACAAAGGTAGTCCTGGCTTCCCTGGTACTCCAGGTCACCCTGGTGTCCCTGGTATCAAAGGTGACAAGGGACTTCCAGGATCGCAGGGACCACACGgtgagacaggagagaggggaCTTCCAGGTGACTCTCTCGAGGGCCCCAAGGGAGTCAGGGGAGAGACAGGACAACCTGGAGAACCAG GATCCCCAGGGGCACCGGGACCTGCTGGTGTGCCaggcagagatggaaaaaagggAGATAGAGGAGAACAGGGTCCCCCTGGTTTCCAGGGAGAGGCAGGACACAAGGGTGACCCCGGAATCGTTGGACTTCCT GGACAAGATGGACTCCCAGGTATCGATGgacagaaaggagagaggggatTACAGGGTGTCCCAGGGTTCCCAG GTGTAAAGGGTAACTTCGGGGACATTGGATTCAAAGGAGAGCTTGGAGACAGAGGATTCCCTGGAGAAAAAG GTAGTGAAGGCCCCCCTGGTCCCCCAGGGCCCCACACCTTCATTAAAGGAGACATTGGCTTCCCAGGAATTCAAGGTCCTCCAGGACCACAGGGGCCATTTGGTTTCCCTGGACAGAAAGGACAGCAAG GTTTGACAGGTATTTCTGGACCGAAAGGTGAAGACGGCCTCCCTGGATACCACGGTCAGCCGGGAGCCAAAGGAGAGCCTGGTCTGTCAGGGCCAGAAG GACCCAGGGGATATCCAGGGCCCCCAGGACCTGATGGTGTTCCAGGTCAAGTAGGTCCACCTGGCCCCTCCTCCATGGAGCATGGGTTTCTGGTAACCCGTCACAGCCAAACTGTGGAGGTGCCATATTGTCCTGAGGGAACGTCACTCATATATGATGGCTACTCCTTGCTCTACGTACAAGGCAATGAACGCTCTCATGGACAGGACTTAG gtACGGCAGGCAGCTGTTTAAGAAAGTTCAGCCCAATGCCCTTCCTGTTCTGTAACATCAACAACGTGTGCAACTTTGCTTCTCGTAACGACTACTCCTACTGGCTCACGTCCCCCGAGCCCATGCCCATGAGCATGGCGCCTATCACTGGTGAAGGCATCAAACCCTTCATCAGCAG gtgtgctgtgtgtgaggCTCCAGCCATGGTGATAGCAGTTCACAGTCAGTCCATCATGATCCCTTCATGCCCTCTCGGCTGGGACTCTCTGTGGATTGGCTACTCTTTTGTCATG cACACCAGCGCTGGTGCTGAGGGTTCAGGTCAGGCTCTGGCCTCTCCAGGTTCCTGTCTGGAGGAGTTCCGCAGCGCTCCGTTCATCGAGTGTCACGGTCGTGGAACCTGCAACTACTACGCCAACTCCTACAGCTTCTGGCTCGCCACCATTGAAGACAATGAGATGTTTAC GAAACCCGTCCCGACGACGCTAAAAGCAGGCAGTCTCAGAACACACATCAGCCGCTGTCAGGTGTGCATGAAGAGGACATAA
- the irs2b gene encoding insulin receptor substrate 2, whose translation MASPPHAGEQPSAPSSDVKKSGYLKKQKHGHKRFFVLKEPSEGCPARLEYYESEKKWRNKSAAKRVIPLDCCLNINKRADAKHKYLIALYTKDEYFAVAAENEPEQESWYRLLADLMAEGKVYDGSASNSASSLVGFDEASYGVITPVAAAYKEVWQVNLKSKGLGQSRNLTGVYRLCLSSRTISFVKLNSEVASVVLQLMNIRRCGHSDSFFFIEVGRSAATGPGELWMQADDSVVAQNIHETILEAMKAMKELSEFRPRSKSQSSGTNPISVPTRRHLNNLPPSQTGLPRRSRTDSMAMTSPVSKFSSCRIRTASEGDGTMTRPMSVTGSPLSPGFHRTLLSRSHTITTHPCRTFESSSLQHSKSMSMPLSHSPPMGAPSLASLSSCQDTGAPRPSSCSASFSGSPSDAGFISCEEYGSSPADVRDLKLSLTLRSNTPESLRAETPPSRDGSELDGYMVMERQNLNGYRRLPELEKAYRKRTYSLTTPRRQRAPPQVSSASLDEYTLMRATYTSSSQSSRRCHTASPKGTFPEDYRDVQIGSKGVQADSGYMPMMPGVAPQTPRSKDDTYMPMSPMCVSAPKQIINPRSHSSSAGLAPHTDSPGSVSLEDSGYMRMWCGTKMSMESTDGKFTNGEYLNMSPVDPLVSLTPPDYILSPSGGDPNPQLHRQPYFYSSLPRSLKGLLQRNGSTDTDQYVMMSLQRQRIEEESNYCPISPGDSVANSCPGTLSSAVSPLRLARVDGGMLHRSRLCRPTRLALESLRTLPCMSEHPLPSEPRSPGEYINIDFNSATHNPQASTVSESSESSVSLKCGKGESLLLSDYTNVEITSPGQLGSHKAKGSSPPGCLNHMPEALTCPLVNTQQGMQGGEAEEKEKGIGGQAEERGMVEEYPLQQQVSLLCQPLPVKDDYTEMTFSPPAPLPALCSTDAASLPTSPTSCVQRLNLGSSIVDGVPHVPEDSFLIGGPSLSVTLVDPHRGAKVIRADPQGRRRHSSETFSSTTTVTPVCPSFAHDTKRHSSASVENVSRTVNSSEAPDEDCGNNSPMCREMSAGYQNGLNYIALNLMEGSFGGCRLGGCDGLLSFKTACGCKGGMTCFNTSPYASMGFKETAAAVKE comes from the coding sequence ATGGCGAGTCCGCCTCACGCCGGAGAGCAGCCGTCGGCGCCGAGCAGCGACGTGAAGAAGAGCGGATACCTGAAGAAGCAGAAACACGGACACAAACGCTTTTTCGTCCTGAAGGAGCCGAGCGAGGGCTGCCCGGCGCGGCTGGAGTACTACGAGAGCGAGAAGAAATGGAGAAACAAATCGGCCGCGAAGAGAGTGATCCCCCTCGACTGCTGCCTCAACATCAACAAGAGAGCCGACgccaaacacaaatatctcatcGCTCTTTACACCAAGGACGAGTATTTCGCGGTGGCGGCGGAGAACGAGCCGGAGCAGGAGAGCTGGTACCGGCTGCTGGCGGATTTAATGGCCGAGGGGAAAGTCTACGACGGCTCCGCGTCCAACTCGGCGTCCTCGCTGGTTGGCTTCGACGAGGCGAGCTACGGTGTGATCACGCCGGTCGCCGCCGCCTACAAGGAGGTATGGCAAGTGAATCTGAAATCCAAGGGCCTGGGGCAGAGCAGGAATCTGACCGGGGTGTACAGGCTGTGTCTCTCCAGCCGGACCATCAGCTTCGTCAAGCTCAACTCGGAGGTCGCCTCCGTCGTCTTGCAGCTGATGAATATCCGGCGGTGCGGCCACTCCGACAGCTTCTTCTTCATCGAGGTGGGTCGGTCTGCGGCCACGGGTCCCGGGGAGCTCTGGATGCAGGCTGACGACTCCGTGGTGGCGCAGAACATCCACGAAACCATCCTGGAGGCGATGAAAGCCATGAAGGAGCTGTCGGAATTCCGCCCGCGCAGCAAAAGCCAGTCGTCTGGTACGAACCCGATCTCTGTGCCCACACGGAGGCACCTGAACAATCTCCCCCCCAGCCAGACCGGCCTTCCCCGGCGGTCTCGCACTGACAGCATGGCCATGACATCTCCTGTGAGCAAGTTTTCCTCCTGTCGAATACGCACTGCCAGCGAGGGAGATGGCACCATGACACGCCCCATGTCAGTAACCGGGAGCCCGCTCAGCCCAGGGTTCCACAGGACCCTCCTGAGCAGATCTCACACCATTACAACCCACCCTTGCAGGACATTTGAATCTTCTTCCCTCCAGCACAGTAAGTCCATGTCTATGCCCCTGTCTCATTCCCCACCCATGGGTGCCCCTAGCCTAGCGAGCCTGTCCTCCTGCCAAGACACCGGTGCCCCTCGCCCCTCCAGTTGCAGTGCCTCCTTCTCAGGCTCACCTAGTGATGCTGGTTTCATATCATGTGAGGAGTATGGCTCTAGCCCTGCTGATGTACGAGACCTTAAGCTGTCGCTCACCCTCCGTAGCAACACTCCCGAGTCTCTCAGAGCTGAGACTCCCCCCTCCCGGGATGGCAGTGAGCTTGATGGCTACATGGTGATGGAGCGGCAAAATCTGAATGGTTACCGTCGGTTACCAGAGTTGGAAAAGGCTTATCGAAAGCGCACATACTCACTCACCACCCCCCGCCGGCAGAGGGCCCCTCCACAAGTATCTTCAGCCTCCCTGGATGAGTATACTCTGATGAGGGCCACATACACCAGCAGTAGCCAGTCTTCTCGCAGGTGTCACACTGCCTCCCCTAAAGGGACCTTTCCTGAGGATTACAGGGACGTCCAGATCGGATCTAAAGGTGTACAAGCTGACAGTGGCTATATGCCAATGATGCCAGGTGTGGCACCCCAGACACCAAGGTCCAAGGATGATACCTACATGCCAATGAGCCctatgtgtgtttctgctccaAAGCAGATCATCAACCCCCGTTCACACTCCTCTTCAGCAGGGCTGGCCCCGCACACAGACTCCCCCGGGAGTGTTTCTCTGGAGGACAGTGGCTATATGCGCATGTGGTGCGGAACCAAGATGTCAATGGAAAGTACTGATGGAAAGTTCACAAATGGAGAGTACTTGAATATGTCTCCTGTTGATCCTCTTGTGTCTCTTACACCCCCAGACTATATCCTTAGTCCCTCAGGAGGAGATCCCAACCCCCAACTTCACAGACAGCCTTATTTTTACAGCTCTCTACCACGCTCACTCAAAGGCCTGTTGCAGCGCAATGGGTCCACGGACACAGACCAGTATGTGATGATGAGTTTACAGAGACAGCGGATAGAAGAGGAGTCCAACTATTGTCCTATCTCACCAGGAGACTCTGTGGCCAACAGCTGTCCAGGGACACTGTCCTCTGctgtctctcctctcagacTGGCTCGGGTAGATGGAGGCATGCTACACCGGAGTAGGTTGTGTCGACCCACCCGTCTTGCTCTGGAATCCCTCAGAACATTGCCATGTATGAGTGAACACCCTCTTCCCTCAGAGCCTCGCAGCCCTGGAGAATACATCAACATAGACTTTAATAGTGCAACCCATAACCCTCAGGCATCCACTGTGTCAGAGAGCTCTGAATCCTCTGTGAGTTTAAAGTGTGGAAAGGGGGAATCCCTTCTACTATCAGACTATACCAATGTTGAGATCACCTCCCCAGGTCAACTTGGTTCACACAAAGCTAAGGGTTCCTCCCCGCCAGGGTGCCTAAACCACATGCCTGAAGCCTTGACTTGTCCTCTGGTGAACACACAGCAGGGCATGCAGGGAGGTGAGgcggaagaaaaggaaaaaggcaTAGGGggacaggcagaggagagggggatggTAGAGGAATATCCTCTCCAACAGCAGGTGAGTCTGTTGTGTCAGCCTCTACCAGTCAAGGATGACTACACTGAGATGACATTCAGTCCTCCTGCCCCTCTCCCTGCTCTTTGCAGCACTGATGCTGCTTCCCTTCCTACCAGCCCCACCTCCTGTGTCCAGAGACTTAACCTTGGGAGCAGCATTGTGGACGGGGTGCCCCATGTCCCAGAGGACTCATTTCTCATAGGAGGTCCTTCATTGTCTGTCACTCTTGTGGATCCACACAGGGGGGCCAAAGTGATCAGGGCTGACCCTCAGGGTCGCCGGCGGCACAGTTCGGAGACCTTTTCCTCCACCACCACTGTCACACCTGTGTGTCCATCGTTTGCGCACGACACCAAACGGCACAGCTCTGCCTCCGTGGAGAATGTATCTCGGACTGTTAACAGCTCTGAGGCACCTGATGAGGACTGTGGCAACAACAGCCCCATGTGCAGAGAGATGTCAGCTGGTTATCAAAATGGACTTAACTACATTGCCTTAAACTTGATGGAGGGAAGCTTTGGAGGATGCAGGTTAGGGGGTTGTGATGGACTCCTGAGCTTCAAGACGGCCTGTGGCTGCAAGGGAGGCATGACTTGTTTTAACACCAGCCCCTACGCAAGCATGGGATTCAAggagactgctgctgctgtgaaag